In the Quercus lobata isolate SW786 chromosome 5, ValleyOak3.0 Primary Assembly, whole genome shotgun sequence genome, one interval contains:
- the LOC115991989 gene encoding uncharacterized protein LOC115991989, producing the protein MGFSFRKQDLDLVLVPSGLLIMFVYHLVLLFRYIHKPHTTFMGFENNDKRAWIESIMKDKEKNVSTALTVIVSNINASVYLATISLTLCSIIGVWIANSASVVFESNIIYGDTRQITMAIKFITLLTCFLLAFSCFVQSARHLVHASYLISNPSNDVSASSVELSVIRGGELWSLGLRALYFALNLLLWFFGPIPMFICSVCIVILLHCLDSNSTPFNEYGSGTQTAKRNARRDV; encoded by the exons ATGGGTTTCAGCTTCAGAAAGCAGGACCTTGATTTGGTCTTGGTCCCTAGTGGGTTGCTGATCATGTTTGTTTACCACCTGGTCCTCCTTTTCAGATACATTCATAAACCTCACACCACATTCATGGGGTTTGAGAACAATGACAAGAGAGCCTGGATTGAAAGTATCATGAAG GATAAGGAAAAGAATGTTAGCACTGCTCTAACTGTGATCGTTTCCAACATTAATGCATCAGTTTACTTGGCAACAATCTCCTTGACTTTGTGCTCTATCATTGGAGTTTGGATTGCAAACTCTGCCAGTGTTGTCTTTGAGAGTAATATAATCTACGGCGACACAAGGCAAATCACCATGGCTATCAAGTTCATAACCCTCCTAACCTGCTTTCTCCTTGCTTTTTCATGCTTTGTTCAGTCAGCAAGGCATCTTGTCCATGCAAGCTATTTAATAAGCAACCCAAGTAATGATGTATCTGCGAGTAGTGTGGAATTGTCTGTTATAAGGGGAGGTGAACTTTGGTCACTTGGGCTTAGAGCACTATATTTTGCTCTTAATTTGCTGCTATGGTTTTTTGGTCCAATTCCCATGTTTATTTGCTCTGTCTGTATTGTGATACTCCTCCATTGCCTCGATAGCAATTCAACTCCGTTCAATGAGTATGGTTCTGGAACCCAGACAGCCAAAAGGAATGCTCGGCGGGATGTCTAA
- the LOC115992971 gene encoding uncharacterized protein LOC115992971 translates to MGFSFEKKDLDLVLVPTGLLIMFVYHLDLLFRYTYRPHTTFMGSENNEKRAWVENIMKDKKKNVSVALTVTSSNITAAIYLAIISLTLCSLIGAWITNSTYTLLDSTIIYGDTSESTMALKYISLLTCFLLAFSCFVQSARHLVNASYLISNPSNDVSASSVVLPVIRGGEFWSLGLRALYFALNSLLWFFGPIPMFVCSIVIVIILHCLDSNSPLLLKQLDSLTRG, encoded by the exons ATGGGTTTCAGTTTTGAAAAGAAGGACCTTGATTTGGTATTGGTCCCTACTGGGTTGCTGATCATGTTTGTTTACCACCTAGACCTCCTTTTCAGATACACTTATAGACCTCACACCACATTCATGGGGTCTGAGAACAATGAGAAGAGAGCTTGggttgaaaatattatgaag GATAAGAAAAAGAACGTTAGCGTTGCTCTAACTGTGACCAGTTCCAACATTACTGCAGCAATTTACTTGGCAATAATCTCTTTGACTTTGTGCTCTCTCATTGGAGCTTGGATTACAAACTCTACCTATACCCTCCTTGATAGTACTATAATCTATGGCGACACAAGTGAATCCACCATGGCTCTCAAGTACATAAGCCTCCTAACCTGCTTTCTTCTTGCTTTTTCATGCTTTGTTCAGTCAGCAAGGCATCTCGTCAATGCAAGCTATTTAATAAGCAACCCAAGTAATGATGTATCTGCGAGTAGTGTGGTATTGCCAGTTATAAGGGGAGGTGAATTTTGGTCACTTGGGCTTAGAGCACTATATTTTGCTCTTAATTCGCTACTATGGTTTTTTGGTCCAATACCCATGTTCGTTTGTTCTATCGTTATTGTGATAATCCTCCATTGCCTCGATTCCAATTCACCTTTACTACTGAAGCAATTGGATTCACTTACAAGGGGCTAA